In Lineus longissimus chromosome 9, tnLinLong1.2, whole genome shotgun sequence, one genomic interval encodes:
- the LOC135493213 gene encoding GRB2-associated-binding protein 1-like isoform X2 → MSSEEVIVKGWLVKSPPERKSSRIAWRFVFRAAMVCKHPRLSSIAEEAPYNNYKKWRRRYFVLHKPLGSLPGYFALDYYEDETCRRKTGSIDLELTEQIISSLDSSHYAHLFAIKTKFKKKDRTYYLAVDSENEMNKWVECLCQVCGLKPEDVPDADQPAAPPVDSVDGSVDVRTVQPHTGMGAQQPETPSSIAEQNHAGSYVRLDVCVSTKNDPAPVSSPEFDRQSVDSIPDTPPPPIPLPVDPSPTTDNAFTFEPNLYSVPPRRPDIPVSEGPQDWYDVPPPQSAVFSSNLRRDSTSSSAKRDSSVRGSTQSTLSEQSSMSGPNEIYDVPPTRYQLDEVAKKTSEVRLSAPEDMYDYPPSRIDNSEPMAPVIPDAPPRPPRPAPGKPAQIETRLAYQNVPPNSMAHPANRKPDLTEFKQRSFDDIYDFPKPQPNNGCLSMSPPPGNVTSNVTTHNYINASTTVDNDDDDAFAPADNSNNNTKLGNDLFSVVPTTNRNGDLHLQALRDSAVNDNIYQIPPSNAPITSARPQVTTRATPTKKPAAKGTLPEDTYAIYPTARTRSFKKERVPTPPMNRSTKTQAAISEIGIPTPTRIGSDDSSSSDDDDSLSEQLIAKASRRSHANSLTLPYNHKPPQQKKEIQYLDLDLSGPKGSGDEIQYLDLDLQATPEKKVIKRSPKLSKPVTAGNVSPTEYKEIDFLKTHALNETRKTLESEHKRKNSDAVAPI, encoded by the exons AAATGGCGTCGACGTTATTTCGTGCTTCATAAGCCTCTGGGTAGTCTCCCCGGATACTTCGCACTCGATTATTACGAAGATGAGACGTGTCGTCGTAAGACAGGCAGCATCGACTTGGAACTGACGGAGCAGATCATCTCCTCGCTTGACTCCTCTCATTATGCTCATCTCTTTGCAATAAAGACGAAATTCAAGAAGAAGGATCGTACATATTACTTGGCGGTGGATTCGGAGAATGAGATGAACAAGTGGGTCGAGTGTCTCTGCCAAGTTTGTGGACTCAAACCAGAAGACG TGCCTGATGCGGACCAACCAGCGGCGCCACCTGTGGACTCTGTAGACGGGTCTGTTGACGTCCGCACGGTCCAACCACACACAGGAATGGGGGCACAACAACCAGAAACACCTTCAAGCATAGCTGAACAAAATCATGCCGGATCATACGTCAGGCTGGATGTTTGCGTGAGCACTAAAAATGATCCAGCACCGGTATCGTCACCGGAATTCGACCGTCAGAGTGTAGACAGTATTCCAGACACACCACCGCCACCGATTCCCTTACCTGTTGATCCATCACCAACCACGGATAACGCTTTCACTTTTGAGCCGAATTTATATAGCGTGCCGCCACGCCGGCCGGATATACCCGTATCTGAAGGCCCGCAAGATTGGTATGATGTCCCACCGCCCCAAAGTGCAGTGTTCTCATCGAACCTACGACGGGATTCCACGTCATCGAGTGCTAAGAGAGACAGTTCTGTACGTGGCTCAACCCAGAGCACTTTATCTGAGCAGTCTTCAATGTCGGGACCGAACGAGATATACGACGTACCGCCGACCCGCTATCAGTTGGACGAAGTAGCAAAAAAAACAAGCGAAGTCAGGTTATCGGCACCAGAGGATATGTATGATTATCCGCCTTCGCGGATTGACAATTCTGAGCCGATGGCGCCAGTCATCCCTGACGCACCTCCTCGACCGCCAAGACCTGCTCCGGGCAAACCGGCGCAGATAGAGACAAGATTGGCTTACCAGAATGTGCCTCCAAATAGCATGGCGCATCCGGCAAACAGAAAGCCGGATTTAACTGAATTTAAACAAAGATCGTTTGATGATATTTACGACTTTCCAAAACCGCAACCGAATAACGGTTGTTTATCAATGTCGCCACCGCCAGGGAATGTTACGTCGAATGTGACGACTCATAATTATATTAACGCTTCCACCACggtcgataatgatgacgatgatgcgtTTGCCCCGGCTGACAATAGTAACAATAATACCAAATTAGGCAATGACTTATTCTCTGTTGTACCGACAACGAATCGAAATGGTGACTTACACTTACAGGCTCTTAGAGACTCGGCCGTTAATGATAATATTTACCAGATACCGCCGTCGAATGCGCCGATTACGAGCGCACGGCCTCAGGTCACGACACGAGCGACGCCTACCAAAAAACCAGCCGCCAAGG GTACTCTTCCCGAGGATACTTACGCCATCTACCCGACCGCACGGACACGAAGCTTTAAGAAGGAACGAGTGCCGACGCCACCTATGAACAG GTCGACGAAGACGCAGGCGGCCATCAGTGAGATCGGTATTCCTACTCCGACACGTATCGGCAGTGATGACTCTTCCAGTTCAGATGACGACGACTCTTTGTCGGAACAGTTGATAGCCAAG GCTAGCCGGCGTTCCCATGCTAACAGCCTCACCCTCCCCTACAATCACAAACCGCCACAACAGAAAAAAGAGATCCAGtatcttgaccttgacctcagcgGACCTAAGGGCAGTGGTGATGAAATCCAGTACCTTGACCTCGACCTTCAAGCGACCCCGGAGAAGAAGGTCATCAAAAGGTCGCCGAAACTGTCAAAACCTGTAACTGCTGGGAACGTCTCGCCGACGGAATATAAGGAGATAGACTTTCTTAAGACGCACGCGCTGAATGAGACGAGAAAAACTCTGGAAAGTGAGCATAAGCGGAAAAACAGCGATGCTGTTGCACCCATATGA
- the LOC135493213 gene encoding GRB2-associated-binding protein 1-like isoform X3: MSSEEVIVKGWLVKSPPERKSSRIAWRFVFRAPFCFGGNLLKWRRRYFVLHKPLGSLPGYFALDYYEDETCRRKTGSIDLELTEQIISSLDSSHYAHLFAIKTKFKKKDRTYYLAVDSENEMNKWVECLCQVCGLKPEDVPDADQPAAPPVDSVDGSVDVRTVQPHTGMGAQQPETPSSIAEQNHAGSYVRLDVCVSTKNDPAPVSSPEFDRQSVDSIPDTPPPPIPLPVDPSPTTDNAFTFEPNLYSVPPRRPDIPVSEGPQDWYDVPPPQSAVFSSNLRRDSTSSSAKRDSSVRGSTQSTLSEQSSMSGPNEIYDVPPTRYQLDEVAKKTSEVRLSAPEDMYDYPPSRIDNSEPMAPVIPDAPPRPPRPAPGKPAQIETRLAYQNVPPNSMAHPANRKPDLTEFKQRSFDDIYDFPKPQPNNGCLSMSPPPGNVTSNVTTHNYINASTTVDNDDDDAFAPADNSNNNTKLGNDLFSVVPTTNRNGDLHLQALRDSAVNDNIYQIPPSNAPITSARPQVTTRATPTKKPAAKGRSYSVGTLPEDTYAIYPTARTRSFKKERVPTPPMNRSTKTQAAISEIGIPTPTRIGSDDSSSSDDDDSLSEQLIAKASRRSHANSLTLPYNHKPPQQKKEIQYLDLDLSGPKGSGDEIQYLDLDLQATPEKKVIKRSPKLSKPVTAGNVSPTEYKEIDFLKTHALNETRKTLESEHKRKNSDAVAPI, from the exons AAATGGCGTCGACGTTATTTCGTGCTTCATAAGCCTCTGGGTAGTCTCCCCGGATACTTCGCACTCGATTATTACGAAGATGAGACGTGTCGTCGTAAGACAGGCAGCATCGACTTGGAACTGACGGAGCAGATCATCTCCTCGCTTGACTCCTCTCATTATGCTCATCTCTTTGCAATAAAGACGAAATTCAAGAAGAAGGATCGTACATATTACTTGGCGGTGGATTCGGAGAATGAGATGAACAAGTGGGTCGAGTGTCTCTGCCAAGTTTGTGGACTCAAACCAGAAGACG TGCCTGATGCGGACCAACCAGCGGCGCCACCTGTGGACTCTGTAGACGGGTCTGTTGACGTCCGCACGGTCCAACCACACACAGGAATGGGGGCACAACAACCAGAAACACCTTCAAGCATAGCTGAACAAAATCATGCCGGATCATACGTCAGGCTGGATGTTTGCGTGAGCACTAAAAATGATCCAGCACCGGTATCGTCACCGGAATTCGACCGTCAGAGTGTAGACAGTATTCCAGACACACCACCGCCACCGATTCCCTTACCTGTTGATCCATCACCAACCACGGATAACGCTTTCACTTTTGAGCCGAATTTATATAGCGTGCCGCCACGCCGGCCGGATATACCCGTATCTGAAGGCCCGCAAGATTGGTATGATGTCCCACCGCCCCAAAGTGCAGTGTTCTCATCGAACCTACGACGGGATTCCACGTCATCGAGTGCTAAGAGAGACAGTTCTGTACGTGGCTCAACCCAGAGCACTTTATCTGAGCAGTCTTCAATGTCGGGACCGAACGAGATATACGACGTACCGCCGACCCGCTATCAGTTGGACGAAGTAGCAAAAAAAACAAGCGAAGTCAGGTTATCGGCACCAGAGGATATGTATGATTATCCGCCTTCGCGGATTGACAATTCTGAGCCGATGGCGCCAGTCATCCCTGACGCACCTCCTCGACCGCCAAGACCTGCTCCGGGCAAACCGGCGCAGATAGAGACAAGATTGGCTTACCAGAATGTGCCTCCAAATAGCATGGCGCATCCGGCAAACAGAAAGCCGGATTTAACTGAATTTAAACAAAGATCGTTTGATGATATTTACGACTTTCCAAAACCGCAACCGAATAACGGTTGTTTATCAATGTCGCCACCGCCAGGGAATGTTACGTCGAATGTGACGACTCATAATTATATTAACGCTTCCACCACggtcgataatgatgacgatgatgcgtTTGCCCCGGCTGACAATAGTAACAATAATACCAAATTAGGCAATGACTTATTCTCTGTTGTACCGACAACGAATCGAAATGGTGACTTACACTTACAGGCTCTTAGAGACTCGGCCGTTAATGATAATATTTACCAGATACCGCCGTCGAATGCGCCGATTACGAGCGCACGGCCTCAGGTCACGACACGAGCGACGCCTACCAAAAAACCAGCCGCCAAGGGTAGGTCCTACTCCGTCG GTACTCTTCCCGAGGATACTTACGCCATCTACCCGACCGCACGGACACGAAGCTTTAAGAAGGAACGAGTGCCGACGCCACCTATGAACAG GTCGACGAAGACGCAGGCGGCCATCAGTGAGATCGGTATTCCTACTCCGACACGTATCGGCAGTGATGACTCTTCCAGTTCAGATGACGACGACTCTTTGTCGGAACAGTTGATAGCCAAG GCTAGCCGGCGTTCCCATGCTAACAGCCTCACCCTCCCCTACAATCACAAACCGCCACAACAGAAAAAAGAGATCCAGtatcttgaccttgacctcagcgGACCTAAGGGCAGTGGTGATGAAATCCAGTACCTTGACCTCGACCTTCAAGCGACCCCGGAGAAGAAGGTCATCAAAAGGTCGCCGAAACTGTCAAAACCTGTAACTGCTGGGAACGTCTCGCCGACGGAATATAAGGAGATAGACTTTCTTAAGACGCACGCGCTGAATGAGACGAGAAAAACTCTGGAAAGTGAGCATAAGCGGAAAAACAGCGATGCTGTTGCACCCATATGA
- the LOC135493213 gene encoding GRB2-associated-binding protein 1-like isoform X1, translated as MSSEEVIVKGWLVKSPPERKSSRIAWRFVFRAAMVCKHPRLSSIAEEAPYNNYKKWRRRYFVLHKPLGSLPGYFALDYYEDETCRRKTGSIDLELTEQIISSLDSSHYAHLFAIKTKFKKKDRTYYLAVDSENEMNKWVECLCQVCGLKPEDVPDADQPAAPPVDSVDGSVDVRTVQPHTGMGAQQPETPSSIAEQNHAGSYVRLDVCVSTKNDPAPVSSPEFDRQSVDSIPDTPPPPIPLPVDPSPTTDNAFTFEPNLYSVPPRRPDIPVSEGPQDWYDVPPPQSAVFSSNLRRDSTSSSAKRDSSVRGSTQSTLSEQSSMSGPNEIYDVPPTRYQLDEVAKKTSEVRLSAPEDMYDYPPSRIDNSEPMAPVIPDAPPRPPRPAPGKPAQIETRLAYQNVPPNSMAHPANRKPDLTEFKQRSFDDIYDFPKPQPNNGCLSMSPPPGNVTSNVTTHNYINASTTVDNDDDDAFAPADNSNNNTKLGNDLFSVVPTTNRNGDLHLQALRDSAVNDNIYQIPPSNAPITSARPQVTTRATPTKKPAAKGRSYSVGTLPEDTYAIYPTARTRSFKKERVPTPPMNRSTKTQAAISEIGIPTPTRIGSDDSSSSDDDDSLSEQLIAKASRRSHANSLTLPYNHKPPQQKKEIQYLDLDLSGPKGSGDEIQYLDLDLQATPEKKVIKRSPKLSKPVTAGNVSPTEYKEIDFLKTHALNETRKTLESEHKRKNSDAVAPI; from the exons AAATGGCGTCGACGTTATTTCGTGCTTCATAAGCCTCTGGGTAGTCTCCCCGGATACTTCGCACTCGATTATTACGAAGATGAGACGTGTCGTCGTAAGACAGGCAGCATCGACTTGGAACTGACGGAGCAGATCATCTCCTCGCTTGACTCCTCTCATTATGCTCATCTCTTTGCAATAAAGACGAAATTCAAGAAGAAGGATCGTACATATTACTTGGCGGTGGATTCGGAGAATGAGATGAACAAGTGGGTCGAGTGTCTCTGCCAAGTTTGTGGACTCAAACCAGAAGACG TGCCTGATGCGGACCAACCAGCGGCGCCACCTGTGGACTCTGTAGACGGGTCTGTTGACGTCCGCACGGTCCAACCACACACAGGAATGGGGGCACAACAACCAGAAACACCTTCAAGCATAGCTGAACAAAATCATGCCGGATCATACGTCAGGCTGGATGTTTGCGTGAGCACTAAAAATGATCCAGCACCGGTATCGTCACCGGAATTCGACCGTCAGAGTGTAGACAGTATTCCAGACACACCACCGCCACCGATTCCCTTACCTGTTGATCCATCACCAACCACGGATAACGCTTTCACTTTTGAGCCGAATTTATATAGCGTGCCGCCACGCCGGCCGGATATACCCGTATCTGAAGGCCCGCAAGATTGGTATGATGTCCCACCGCCCCAAAGTGCAGTGTTCTCATCGAACCTACGACGGGATTCCACGTCATCGAGTGCTAAGAGAGACAGTTCTGTACGTGGCTCAACCCAGAGCACTTTATCTGAGCAGTCTTCAATGTCGGGACCGAACGAGATATACGACGTACCGCCGACCCGCTATCAGTTGGACGAAGTAGCAAAAAAAACAAGCGAAGTCAGGTTATCGGCACCAGAGGATATGTATGATTATCCGCCTTCGCGGATTGACAATTCTGAGCCGATGGCGCCAGTCATCCCTGACGCACCTCCTCGACCGCCAAGACCTGCTCCGGGCAAACCGGCGCAGATAGAGACAAGATTGGCTTACCAGAATGTGCCTCCAAATAGCATGGCGCATCCGGCAAACAGAAAGCCGGATTTAACTGAATTTAAACAAAGATCGTTTGATGATATTTACGACTTTCCAAAACCGCAACCGAATAACGGTTGTTTATCAATGTCGCCACCGCCAGGGAATGTTACGTCGAATGTGACGACTCATAATTATATTAACGCTTCCACCACggtcgataatgatgacgatgatgcgtTTGCCCCGGCTGACAATAGTAACAATAATACCAAATTAGGCAATGACTTATTCTCTGTTGTACCGACAACGAATCGAAATGGTGACTTACACTTACAGGCTCTTAGAGACTCGGCCGTTAATGATAATATTTACCAGATACCGCCGTCGAATGCGCCGATTACGAGCGCACGGCCTCAGGTCACGACACGAGCGACGCCTACCAAAAAACCAGCCGCCAAGGGTAGGTCCTACTCCGTCG GTACTCTTCCCGAGGATACTTACGCCATCTACCCGACCGCACGGACACGAAGCTTTAAGAAGGAACGAGTGCCGACGCCACCTATGAACAG GTCGACGAAGACGCAGGCGGCCATCAGTGAGATCGGTATTCCTACTCCGACACGTATCGGCAGTGATGACTCTTCCAGTTCAGATGACGACGACTCTTTGTCGGAACAGTTGATAGCCAAG GCTAGCCGGCGTTCCCATGCTAACAGCCTCACCCTCCCCTACAATCACAAACCGCCACAACAGAAAAAAGAGATCCAGtatcttgaccttgacctcagcgGACCTAAGGGCAGTGGTGATGAAATCCAGTACCTTGACCTCGACCTTCAAGCGACCCCGGAGAAGAAGGTCATCAAAAGGTCGCCGAAACTGTCAAAACCTGTAACTGCTGGGAACGTCTCGCCGACGGAATATAAGGAGATAGACTTTCTTAAGACGCACGCGCTGAATGAGACGAGAAAAACTCTGGAAAGTGAGCATAAGCGGAAAAACAGCGATGCTGTTGCACCCATATGA
- the LOC135493213 gene encoding GRB2-associated-binding protein 1-like isoform X4: MSSEEVIVKGWLVKSPPERKSSRIAWRFVFRAKWRRRYFVLHKPLGSLPGYFALDYYEDETCRRKTGSIDLELTEQIISSLDSSHYAHLFAIKTKFKKKDRTYYLAVDSENEMNKWVECLCQVCGLKPEDVPDADQPAAPPVDSVDGSVDVRTVQPHTGMGAQQPETPSSIAEQNHAGSYVRLDVCVSTKNDPAPVSSPEFDRQSVDSIPDTPPPPIPLPVDPSPTTDNAFTFEPNLYSVPPRRPDIPVSEGPQDWYDVPPPQSAVFSSNLRRDSTSSSAKRDSSVRGSTQSTLSEQSSMSGPNEIYDVPPTRYQLDEVAKKTSEVRLSAPEDMYDYPPSRIDNSEPMAPVIPDAPPRPPRPAPGKPAQIETRLAYQNVPPNSMAHPANRKPDLTEFKQRSFDDIYDFPKPQPNNGCLSMSPPPGNVTSNVTTHNYINASTTVDNDDDDAFAPADNSNNNTKLGNDLFSVVPTTNRNGDLHLQALRDSAVNDNIYQIPPSNAPITSARPQVTTRATPTKKPAAKGRSYSVGTLPEDTYAIYPTARTRSFKKERVPTPPMNRSTKTQAAISEIGIPTPTRIGSDDSSSSDDDDSLSEQLIAKASRRSHANSLTLPYNHKPPQQKKEIQYLDLDLSGPKGSGDEIQYLDLDLQATPEKKVIKRSPKLSKPVTAGNVSPTEYKEIDFLKTHALNETRKTLESEHKRKNSDAVAPI; this comes from the exons AAATGGCGTCGACGTTATTTCGTGCTTCATAAGCCTCTGGGTAGTCTCCCCGGATACTTCGCACTCGATTATTACGAAGATGAGACGTGTCGTCGTAAGACAGGCAGCATCGACTTGGAACTGACGGAGCAGATCATCTCCTCGCTTGACTCCTCTCATTATGCTCATCTCTTTGCAATAAAGACGAAATTCAAGAAGAAGGATCGTACATATTACTTGGCGGTGGATTCGGAGAATGAGATGAACAAGTGGGTCGAGTGTCTCTGCCAAGTTTGTGGACTCAAACCAGAAGACG TGCCTGATGCGGACCAACCAGCGGCGCCACCTGTGGACTCTGTAGACGGGTCTGTTGACGTCCGCACGGTCCAACCACACACAGGAATGGGGGCACAACAACCAGAAACACCTTCAAGCATAGCTGAACAAAATCATGCCGGATCATACGTCAGGCTGGATGTTTGCGTGAGCACTAAAAATGATCCAGCACCGGTATCGTCACCGGAATTCGACCGTCAGAGTGTAGACAGTATTCCAGACACACCACCGCCACCGATTCCCTTACCTGTTGATCCATCACCAACCACGGATAACGCTTTCACTTTTGAGCCGAATTTATATAGCGTGCCGCCACGCCGGCCGGATATACCCGTATCTGAAGGCCCGCAAGATTGGTATGATGTCCCACCGCCCCAAAGTGCAGTGTTCTCATCGAACCTACGACGGGATTCCACGTCATCGAGTGCTAAGAGAGACAGTTCTGTACGTGGCTCAACCCAGAGCACTTTATCTGAGCAGTCTTCAATGTCGGGACCGAACGAGATATACGACGTACCGCCGACCCGCTATCAGTTGGACGAAGTAGCAAAAAAAACAAGCGAAGTCAGGTTATCGGCACCAGAGGATATGTATGATTATCCGCCTTCGCGGATTGACAATTCTGAGCCGATGGCGCCAGTCATCCCTGACGCACCTCCTCGACCGCCAAGACCTGCTCCGGGCAAACCGGCGCAGATAGAGACAAGATTGGCTTACCAGAATGTGCCTCCAAATAGCATGGCGCATCCGGCAAACAGAAAGCCGGATTTAACTGAATTTAAACAAAGATCGTTTGATGATATTTACGACTTTCCAAAACCGCAACCGAATAACGGTTGTTTATCAATGTCGCCACCGCCAGGGAATGTTACGTCGAATGTGACGACTCATAATTATATTAACGCTTCCACCACggtcgataatgatgacgatgatgcgtTTGCCCCGGCTGACAATAGTAACAATAATACCAAATTAGGCAATGACTTATTCTCTGTTGTACCGACAACGAATCGAAATGGTGACTTACACTTACAGGCTCTTAGAGACTCGGCCGTTAATGATAATATTTACCAGATACCGCCGTCGAATGCGCCGATTACGAGCGCACGGCCTCAGGTCACGACACGAGCGACGCCTACCAAAAAACCAGCCGCCAAGGGTAGGTCCTACTCCGTCG GTACTCTTCCCGAGGATACTTACGCCATCTACCCGACCGCACGGACACGAAGCTTTAAGAAGGAACGAGTGCCGACGCCACCTATGAACAG GTCGACGAAGACGCAGGCGGCCATCAGTGAGATCGGTATTCCTACTCCGACACGTATCGGCAGTGATGACTCTTCCAGTTCAGATGACGACGACTCTTTGTCGGAACAGTTGATAGCCAAG GCTAGCCGGCGTTCCCATGCTAACAGCCTCACCCTCCCCTACAATCACAAACCGCCACAACAGAAAAAAGAGATCCAGtatcttgaccttgacctcagcgGACCTAAGGGCAGTGGTGATGAAATCCAGTACCTTGACCTCGACCTTCAAGCGACCCCGGAGAAGAAGGTCATCAAAAGGTCGCCGAAACTGTCAAAACCTGTAACTGCTGGGAACGTCTCGCCGACGGAATATAAGGAGATAGACTTTCTTAAGACGCACGCGCTGAATGAGACGAGAAAAACTCTGGAAAGTGAGCATAAGCGGAAAAACAGCGATGCTGTTGCACCCATATGA
- the LOC135493213 gene encoding GRB2-associated-binding protein 1-like isoform X5: MNKWVECLCQVCGLKPEDVPDADQPAAPPVDSVDGSVDVRTVQPHTGMGAQQPETPSSIAEQNHAGSYVRLDVCVSTKNDPAPVSSPEFDRQSVDSIPDTPPPPIPLPVDPSPTTDNAFTFEPNLYSVPPRRPDIPVSEGPQDWYDVPPPQSAVFSSNLRRDSTSSSAKRDSSVRGSTQSTLSEQSSMSGPNEIYDVPPTRYQLDEVAKKTSEVRLSAPEDMYDYPPSRIDNSEPMAPVIPDAPPRPPRPAPGKPAQIETRLAYQNVPPNSMAHPANRKPDLTEFKQRSFDDIYDFPKPQPNNGCLSMSPPPGNVTSNVTTHNYINASTTVDNDDDDAFAPADNSNNNTKLGNDLFSVVPTTNRNGDLHLQALRDSAVNDNIYQIPPSNAPITSARPQVTTRATPTKKPAAKGRSYSVGTLPEDTYAIYPTARTRSFKKERVPTPPMNRSTKTQAAISEIGIPTPTRIGSDDSSSSDDDDSLSEQLIAKASRRSHANSLTLPYNHKPPQQKKEIQYLDLDLSGPKGSGDEIQYLDLDLQATPEKKVIKRSPKLSKPVTAGNVSPTEYKEIDFLKTHALNETRKTLESEHKRKNSDAVAPI; encoded by the exons ATGAACAAGTGGGTCGAGTGTCTCTGCCAAGTTTGTGGACTCAAACCAGAAGACG TGCCTGATGCGGACCAACCAGCGGCGCCACCTGTGGACTCTGTAGACGGGTCTGTTGACGTCCGCACGGTCCAACCACACACAGGAATGGGGGCACAACAACCAGAAACACCTTCAAGCATAGCTGAACAAAATCATGCCGGATCATACGTCAGGCTGGATGTTTGCGTGAGCACTAAAAATGATCCAGCACCGGTATCGTCACCGGAATTCGACCGTCAGAGTGTAGACAGTATTCCAGACACACCACCGCCACCGATTCCCTTACCTGTTGATCCATCACCAACCACGGATAACGCTTTCACTTTTGAGCCGAATTTATATAGCGTGCCGCCACGCCGGCCGGATATACCCGTATCTGAAGGCCCGCAAGATTGGTATGATGTCCCACCGCCCCAAAGTGCAGTGTTCTCATCGAACCTACGACGGGATTCCACGTCATCGAGTGCTAAGAGAGACAGTTCTGTACGTGGCTCAACCCAGAGCACTTTATCTGAGCAGTCTTCAATGTCGGGACCGAACGAGATATACGACGTACCGCCGACCCGCTATCAGTTGGACGAAGTAGCAAAAAAAACAAGCGAAGTCAGGTTATCGGCACCAGAGGATATGTATGATTATCCGCCTTCGCGGATTGACAATTCTGAGCCGATGGCGCCAGTCATCCCTGACGCACCTCCTCGACCGCCAAGACCTGCTCCGGGCAAACCGGCGCAGATAGAGACAAGATTGGCTTACCAGAATGTGCCTCCAAATAGCATGGCGCATCCGGCAAACAGAAAGCCGGATTTAACTGAATTTAAACAAAGATCGTTTGATGATATTTACGACTTTCCAAAACCGCAACCGAATAACGGTTGTTTATCAATGTCGCCACCGCCAGGGAATGTTACGTCGAATGTGACGACTCATAATTATATTAACGCTTCCACCACggtcgataatgatgacgatgatgcgtTTGCCCCGGCTGACAATAGTAACAATAATACCAAATTAGGCAATGACTTATTCTCTGTTGTACCGACAACGAATCGAAATGGTGACTTACACTTACAGGCTCTTAGAGACTCGGCCGTTAATGATAATATTTACCAGATACCGCCGTCGAATGCGCCGATTACGAGCGCACGGCCTCAGGTCACGACACGAGCGACGCCTACCAAAAAACCAGCCGCCAAGGGTAGGTCCTACTCCGTCG GTACTCTTCCCGAGGATACTTACGCCATCTACCCGACCGCACGGACACGAAGCTTTAAGAAGGAACGAGTGCCGACGCCACCTATGAACAG GTCGACGAAGACGCAGGCGGCCATCAGTGAGATCGGTATTCCTACTCCGACACGTATCGGCAGTGATGACTCTTCCAGTTCAGATGACGACGACTCTTTGTCGGAACAGTTGATAGCCAAG GCTAGCCGGCGTTCCCATGCTAACAGCCTCACCCTCCCCTACAATCACAAACCGCCACAACAGAAAAAAGAGATCCAGtatcttgaccttgacctcagcgGACCTAAGGGCAGTGGTGATGAAATCCAGTACCTTGACCTCGACCTTCAAGCGACCCCGGAGAAGAAGGTCATCAAAAGGTCGCCGAAACTGTCAAAACCTGTAACTGCTGGGAACGTCTCGCCGACGGAATATAAGGAGATAGACTTTCTTAAGACGCACGCGCTGAATGAGACGAGAAAAACTCTGGAAAGTGAGCATAAGCGGAAAAACAGCGATGCTGTTGCACCCATATGA